Genomic segment of Sarcophilus harrisii chromosome 4, mSarHar1.11, whole genome shotgun sequence:
GGGCGGTGTATTGTGGGAATCCGAGCCTCCGGGTTCTGGCCCGCCCTGGCTGTTTACACAACTTGGGTGCTCCGCGGGTGGGCGAATGTGGGTTGGGAGAATTTTAAGGGATACAATTTTTTTAAGGGATATTTTGTGACTCGTGCTTCGGGCTTGCTTCGTTTTCTTTTCGTGGTCGTGTTGATAAGGGTTGTGAGCTTGGGCGTCCACAGCCCGCCCCTCCCCCCTCTATTTGAAGGCTGAAATGCAGCTGTGGTTTATAAAACCACAAATGTAATACAAAAGCcataactagaagaaaaaaattggctaCGTCAAATAAGGATCAATTTCGCGATGCAGCTCTCGTTGTGAGGCCCCATGGTGTAATGGTTAGCACTCTGGACTTTGAATCCAGCGATCTGAGTTCGAATCTCGGTGGGACCTGCAAgacaatttttctttctgatttgctTTTACGAGTTTACGGCATGTATAGGACGAGTTTTATAGAATTCTtctaataaacaaaagaaatatgaaaaaatccCTGACTTCTAGTTCTCTCCAAGAGAAACGCTGTTACCTACTATAGAAACTAATCCGAAATTCTCCGAAAACAGACGAGGTGGCCGAGTGGTTAAGGCGATGGACTGCTAATCCATTGTGCTCTGCACGCGTGGGTTCGAATCCCATCCTCGTCGGATTCTCTTGCTCGCTAAAACCGTGGTTTTTAATCCTTTGTCGCGGCGAAAAATTCGTTGTTGGCGCTTGGCTGTTTGAAAATAAaccctttgtctcagtttcaccCAAGAGTGATTTTCTAAAACCTCCGAATTACCAGCTAAGGAATGAAAAAGTGAATCCTGGTTTTATTTCCCTCTCCACTTCTAGTGGAACAAACTAGACTTTTTATTCAGTAATGACTAGTTAGTTACCTGCCTCATCAGCCTCGCGGTCACATTTATTTTGCCTAAGGTCCATCTGTGAAATAACCATTTACACATTTTATTAAGCCTAATTTAACTGTTGTTAGGAGCTGTAGGAGATACAAAGATTCAAAGTTAGCAAAGCTTGAATCCCTATTTTCAAGGAACCAAAATTTACGGTTTCCTGTTTTACGTTCCCAGAATTTGCGGTGGGGTTTTCTGACTTGGACTTTTGTGCTGTTTGGTGCTCCCTAGGAAAAAATGTGTCCATTCTCTGTTCAAAATCCATTTCTCCTGTTCCCCTTTCCTGTACCTCTATTCCTTATTTCCTGACGTTTTTTAGCAAAGAAACTGTGAAGCCGCggggaaattaaaaatagattCCCCATTTCAGAAATATAGAAATTGAATCAGAAGCCATTGTTAGCTCGGTCTTTTCgcagagaaagaaattacaacTATGTGACGTTAGTAGAATCATCAGGGTGATAGGAAATAACAGGTGAGACTGGAGCTCACCCTTTTTTTAATGTTGTACCCAAAATGACGCCTCGTAGTCGGCAGGATTCGAACCTGCGCGGGGAAACCCCAATGGATTTCAAGTCCATCGCCTTAACCACTCGGCCACGACTACTATGCGGTTCCACTTATCTCATGaatgtttcatttcttcatttcctttcagCTTCCAGTCCAGAATTTTATTTGTAAGTGGATTTCAATAAATGTAGACATGTAACAGGCATCTAACAAACATGTATTTAAGTAAAACGTGAATGAGTGAAGAACTGAATGCTTGATCagattattctaaatttttaataAGAGCTGTTTTAGTAAGATAAGCATGGCTGTATGATAAAGTGAATTCGAAAAGCTTACTTTAGTTCTGCTATCTAAAAAATGTGTATACAttcatgtgcatgtatatatgcacacatgcatattgATCTGAAGATGTGTGTAAGCATGAATGGATTTAtcgatatatatgtgtgtgtagagtCAGTGCCATTTTGTAAAAAATAGGTATGATCGTTTTGGAGTCTTGAGTAGGAGAGTGATGACAAATCCTAAACTAACTGCTGGTTtcttgaaggcttttttttttaaatcagttcagTGAAGGGGAATCATCTTCCTCAGTCAACCTGTACATTACAAAAGTGCTTTAGAAGAGAACTAGTTGTACTTTTACAAATCTGTAGACTGAACTCAATAAAAAGTTTCTCTTTGTCCTTGAGGTTTTGGGGGCTTTCTGAGATCCAGAATGGAAAAGTGGATGGATTTTAAATATCTAGGGTTCAAGGCCCACTGGATTAAGTTTCATGAGGGTCAAGATGTGTCATTCATTCCTTGTTGTAATTTCCTTGGTTCTAACACAAGTGTGTGTAATACATaccaatttattaataaattgataatGAATGAGAATGTAAGCATGAATAAAGAACTTGTTGTTTGAGGTATTCTCTCGCCCTTCCCACAGCTCAACATTATCTTGAGAAAGTTtttgatttctaaaataaatacaaaaacataatTTGGTTTTAAAAGCCCTCTCTTAGTTACATCTAATTACTCTTAGCTTGAGCTCGGAGGCCCTCTTATTGCCATTAGTACTGGAGCAAAGTAAAAATACAGTAATCTGTAATCTAGTCTAATAAGATTTCTTGTTTTCTCCAAGGTCAACCCATTTTTTCTGGAACTTTATACTctcaaattttcttcatttcatcttttctctgtttCACTAATCATCTTAATTACCTGCAAAATAAGAATTGTAGTCACCCTTAGTGGACACATCAGTTAACAGTATTGATAATTAAAGTTTATAAATACAGCATTAAgtgataaaaatagatattttctttttttaaagttcaattttattttgcttcaagGTCCTAATTCTTTCACTTTACTTCCCATCCCCTAACCCCGATCTTtattgagaaagtaagaaaaccaaaaCCTGAAACAAAGATATAATATAGTTAAACAAAGATTCTGACACTGGCCAAAAAGCACATCAAAGGAACAAACGACAGCCTTGATCTGCCCCAGATTCTAGCATTTCTCTGTCTAGAAGTGCCTGGGATATTTTGGGGTCCATTTCAAGAGGAAATAAAGGACCACTCTTTATTGTTTAATGTTATACTTTCtttgaattgcttttctttttgcttttttctttccagtattaaatttaatcaatatttgtatttttttaatgtaaagaacttaaaaagcaaaacGTTCACATTGTCCCTAGCAGAGGATGGTTTCGATCCATCGACCTCTGGGTTATGGGCCCAGCACGCTTCCGCTGCGCCACTCTGCTGACAACGTACGACACGTTTTTTTATTCCTCCAATTGGTTGTCTCATCTCCATAAATGTGGCGGTTATCTTCCCCTCCGCTTTCCTAGAGACTGTTTAATCCTAGAGGAAGTCTTCCTGCTGTATTCCCCCGATCCTGAGTCGTCCTACCCCCACCCGACAGAAGACAATCAAAACCTGGCTTGCGTGCTCTAATTTGGGACCGAACCCGAGTCCAACCATCTTCCTATTTCTATACAAACgcttaaaaagtgaaatgaagcGCTGCGTGTTTTATGCCCAGGTGATTGTAGTGCTGAGCGTTCCCACCCAATAGAGAGATGCTTGATAATAATTTAATAcgctccttcccctccccacggTGCATTGTGTATATTGCAGTCTGAGCGAGGTAAATACTAGCAGCATTTTGGTTTGGTTTCTAGTGAGTGTGTTATGTTCGCTCCTGGTCTTTTGGAGTTTTTCCCTTAAGCATCACAAGCATCAAAGAATAACAGAATTTTCCTGCAATCGAGCTCGGAAAATGCCTCGTCTAACCCCAAAAGAAAAAGGGGACGAGGAGCTCTCCATGACGGGACACAGTTTAGCTAAGCCCGCTTAGCTTTCTGGAAGAGGGTTTGTACCTCCGTTGTGCCAGAGCTAGAAGCGACCCGGAAAGACAACTATGGTTTCTAGCTAGTTCCCGCCCGCGCGCTTTCAGTTCCCAAACAGGTCGGCTACGTGCGTATATAAGCGTGCGCGAGCTGCTCGATTCCAGTCTGACGCAGCTGTCGGAGGCAACATGTCTGGTCGTGGCAAGGGAGGCAAGGGGCTTGGTAAAGGGGGCGCCAAGCGGCACAGGAAGGTGCTCCGGGATAACATCCAGGGCATCACCAAGCCCGCCATCCGCCGTCTGGCTCGGCGCGGGGGCGTCAAGCGTATCTCGGGGCTCATTTACGAGGAGACCCGCGGGGTGCTGAAGGTGTTCCTGGAGAACGTGATCCGGGACGCCGTCACCTACACCGAGCACGCCAAGAGGAAGACGGTCACCGCCATGGACGTGGTCTACGCCCTTAAGCGCCAGGGCCGCACTCTCTACGGCTTCGGCGGCTAAATCCTTACGTCCTCAATAAAATAAAGGCCCTTTTCAGGGCCCCCCAAATCTTCTCACTTCAAAAGGGCAGTAACATTGTTGCAACTTTTAGCAGCCTGAGCGATCTTTACAAAGTCTTGTAAGTTTCTTCCTATAATTGTAACCGTTGCTTTTTTAGGCAAGGAATTGGATCTTATTTGGGCAGAATCAAAGACGGTGCGGCTGAGGTAGGCTGGAAACCAAGGACATGGGTGAATTCCCTGGTAGGGAAATGATTTAACTAAGCTGGCAAAGTTCCAGGTCCTTTAATTGCGATCCTCATAATGTCTCCTGGCATGGTGGCTTGGCGCCTTTTTTCACCAGCCTTTCTCCGCCCCTTAGGGCTCTGGAATCACTTTGACTAGCCCGACTCGGGACAGAACCTCCAACTAAGGGTAAATTCCTTTATCGCTGGCACTTCCAGCAGTCCGAGGGGGTGCGGGCAGTGTCGGTGTCTAATCGTCCAAACTAGTGCTCGGCAGACCGGGCTCTGTAATCTTGTGTCTTCTCCCCCACAGAGCCATGTGCTCCGGAAAAGGGAGAATTCTAAGTCTGGGCTTTTGTACCCCTATGATTTATCCCGTCAATTAGGGGGTATCTGGTCGGAGCAATGGTCATATCTTGCATCCCATCTCTCCGGGCCAAACCCGAGGGCGAGTTCTCTGGTGACTCACAGACTTTTGGGCAACCGGTGCAGATCTCACTGACTATAAACCTCACGAGGTGTGAAGCCC
This window contains:
- the LOC105750581 gene encoding LOW QUALITY PROTEIN: uncharacterized protein LOC105750581 (The sequence of the model RefSeq protein was modified relative to this genomic sequence to represent the inferred CDS: substituted 1 base at 1 genomic stop codon) codes for the protein MSGRGKGGKGLGKGGAKRHRKVLRDNIQGITKPAIRRLARRGGVKRISGLIYEETRGVLKVFLENVIRDAVTYTEHAKRKTVTAMDVVYALKRQGRTLYGFGGXILTGYLVGAMVISCIPSLRAKPEGEFSGDSQTFGQPVQISLTINLTSKGRLSFIMSGRGKGGKGLGKGGAKRHRKVLRDNIQGITKPAIRRLARRGGVKRISGLIYEETRGVLKVFLENVIRDAVTYTEHAKRKTVTAMDVVYALKRQGRTLYGFGG